GCTGCCGCTCATCCCCGGCTCGATGACGCCCGAGCTGGAGGAGCTGCTCGGCTGGGCCGACGAGATCCGGCGGCTGAGCACCTGGGGCAATGCCGACACTCCGGAAGAGGCCGAGCTGGCCCGCGAGCACGGCGCGGAGGGCATCGGGCTTTGCCGCACGGAGCACATGTTCCGCGAAGGCGACCGCCTGCCGATCGTGCAGGAGATGATCCTGGCCGAGACCGTTGAGGAGCGACAGAAGGCCCTCGACCGGCTGCTCCCCATTCAGCGTGAGGACTTCGTCGGCATCCTGCGCGCCATGGACGGCTTTCCGGTCGTGATTCGGCTGCTTGATCCGCCGCTGCACGAGTTCCTGCCGGACCACGAACCGCTCGCCGCCGAGCTGGCGACGCTGACCGCCGACGACGCCGATCCGCAGCGCCGGGCGCATCTCGAACGCATGCTGCGCCGCGTCGAGGAGATCCAGGAAGTCAACCCCATGCTCGGCCTGCGGGGCTGCCGCCTGGGCATCCAGCAGCCCGAGGTCTACGAAATGCAGGTGCGGGCAATCATCGAGGCGGCGCTGGAGCTGAGCGCCGCCGGCCTGCAGCCGCGGCCCAAGATCATGATTCCGCTCATCAGCCACGTGAACGAATTGCGGAAGGTGGAGGGGCGGCTGCACGCAGTCGCGGACGAGGTGGTGCGCGCCAAGGGCGCCTCGGTTGCCTACGAGTTCGGCACGATGATCGAGGTCCCGCGCGCCTGCCTGACGGCCGGGGCGCTCGCGGAGGTCGCGGATTTCTTCAGCTTCGGCACCAACGACCTCACGCAGACGACCTACGGCATCTCGCGCGACGACGCGGAGGGCAAGTTCCTCATTGATTATGTCGAGTCGGAGATCCTGCCCGCGAATCCGTTCCAGGTGATGGACCCGGACGGCGTCGGGGCGTTGCTGCGGCTGGCCGTGGAGCAGGGGCGAGCCGCCGATCCCGACATCGAGATGGGCATCTGCGGCGAGCACGGCGGCGATCCGGACTCCATCGGGATCTGCGAGCAGCTCGGCCTGGACTACGTCAGCGCCTCGCCATTCCGCGTCCCCGTCTCACGCATGGCCGCCGCCCACGCGCGCCTGGCCGAGATCGAGAGGGATCGCTAGCTTCAACGGCGTGACCCAGAATCTCCAATCCGACCCGAATCGGGCGGCCTAATCCATGCCGAAGGTGCGGGACGCAATCCGGATGGTGGAGCGCGACGGCTGGAGCCACGTGGCCACGCGGGGGAGCCACCGACAGTTCCGACACCCGGTGAAGCCGGGCAAGGTCACGATTCCTGGCAAACCGAGCGACGACGTGGGGCCGAAGCTCTGGGCCAGTATCATGAGGCAGGCTGGCATCGAGAAAGAACGTCGATGAAGCTCACGTACGCTGTCGTCTTCGAGCAGACGCCCAACAACTACGCCGCCTACGTGCCGGACGTCCCGGGCTGCGTCAGCACCGGCAAATCGTGGGACGAGATGCTCGCGATGATCCGCGAGGCGCTGGTGTTTCACATCGAGGCGATTCTGGAGGATGGCGAACCGCTCCCGGAGCCGAGGATGTCCATCGACGAGGCCATTGCGAGCCACAGCGAACCGATCGCCGATCACGTGCTCGACTCCTACCGGGAGTTCGGCGAGCCCGCCCCCACGATCTCGACCCGGTTTGAGATGGTTGAGATCGAGGTTTCCGCCCCGCAGGCCGTTCAGGCGGGCTGACGTACGTCCGGCGCCGATCGTCGGCGGCTAGGGACTAGAATCTACGACGACCTGAGACACGCGTGAGGAGGCCGCGTGGCCTCGCCCGTTGAGGACATTAAATCCCGGCTCAATGCCGCCGAGGTCATTGGCCGCGACGTGCGGCTGCAGCGCTCGGGGCGGTACCTCAAGGGGCTGTGCCCGTTTCATCAAGAGAAGACGCCGTCATTCTTCGTCTTCGGCGATCGCGGCACGTTTCGCTGCTTCGGCTGCGGCGAGGGCGGCGACCTGTTCACCTACGTCATGCGGCGGGACGGCAGCAGCTTTCCCGACGCGCTGCGGCTGCTGGCCGGCGAGGCGGGGGTGGAGCTGCGCGCGCAGGACCGCGACCCCGAAGCCGACCGGCAACGGCGGAGCACTCGGGCCGCGCTGGATGAAGCGGCCAGCCTCATGCACCGGCTACTGCGCGAGTCGCCCGAGGCCACGGGGACGCGCGCCTATCTGGAGGAGCGCGGAGTATCCGAGCAGATGCTCACGACGTTCCGCCTGGGCTACGCGCCGGCGCGCGGCTCGCCGGTCACGAAGCACCTGCGCCAGCTGGGTACCGACGCGGAGGCGCTGAGCGCCACGGGCCTGGTCCGCGACGACGATGGACCGCCGCGCGACTACTTCTTCAACCGCTTGATCTTCCCGATCAGCGAGCGGCGCGGGGCGGTGATCGGGTTTGGCGCGCGGGCGCTGGGCGACGCAACGCCCAAGTACCTGAACTCACGGGAGAGCGACACCTTCCGCAAAGGCAACCATCTCTACGGCTTCAATCTGGCGGCGGACGCCATCCGGCGCGAGCGTGAGGCGGTGCTGGTGGAGGGCTACATGGACGCCATCGCGGCGCACCAGTTCGGATTCATGAACACCGTGGCATCCATGGGAACGGCACTGACCCACGAACAGGGTCGACTGCTCGCCGGATCGGGCGCGCAACGCATCGTCCTGGCGCTGGACGCCGACACCGCCGGAGCCGCCGCGACGCGCCGGGGCGTGGACGTGCTGCGCGACGCCGGTCGCGACGCTGCCGACGCGGAGGTGGACTTTCGCGGATTGATTCGACACGAGGCGCGGCTTTCGATCGATGTCGCCGTGGTCGAGCTGCCGTCGGGCGAAGACCCGGATTCCGTGATTCGTGCCGACACGACGCGCTGGCGCGCATTGCTCGAAGCGGCGGTGCCCCTGGCGGACTACTACTTCCGCTGGGCACTCGAAGAGCATGACGTGTCGTCGATCGTCGGGCGGCGTCGGGCGGTCGCCGACCTGACGCCGGTCATCACGGAGATCAACGAACCCGCCGTGCGAGCGCACTACTACGAGCGCCTCTCGCACGTATCCGGTGTGCCGGTCGAGGAGCTGCGCCGCGCGGCCCCGCGCCGTCAGCGCCGCATGGGCGCGGCTCCCGCAGCCGCCAGTCAGCCTGTCGACCGGGTGGAGGAAGGGTTGCTGGAACTGGTGCTCCAGGCGCCGCCCGAGGCGGCCGGCGCGGTCGCGGGACTGAACGCGTCGAACGTATCGGATCCGTCGCTGCGCTACGTGATCGAGGCCCTGGCGCGGAGTGCTGGAGAGCCCTTAAGCGACTCCTGGGAGTCAGTTCTCGAAGGACTCGATGACCAGTCGCGCGAGCAGGTGGAAGCCGTGCACGCCCGCGTGGCCGGTTTGCCAGCGCTCGAGGGCGAGGCGTTCGACAGCGCGCTGCAGGTCACGATACTGCGGCTGCGTGAGCGGCGCATCCTCGAACAGCTGCGAGAGGTCGGCGCGATGGACGACGGCGACGCCGCGGCCGCGCGCTCGCGCGAGTTGGGCGCGCAGAAGCGCAGCGTGGAGATGGCGATGCGCGAGCTGTCGGTCCTCACCCACGGACCGGCGCCATAGCGCCGCCGGCGCGGGACCTGGGTGCTACGCGGCGAGCGCCTGGTCGATCTGGCTCTTGATGTCCGCCTTGGGGCGAAAGCCGACGATGCGACCCACTTCGGCGCCG
Above is a window of Chloroflexota bacterium DNA encoding:
- a CDS encoding type II toxin-antitoxin system HicA family toxin; the encoded protein is MPKVRDAIRMVERDGWSHVATRGSHRQFRHPVKPGKVTIPGKPSDDVGPKLWASIMRQAGIEKERR
- a CDS encoding type II toxin-antitoxin system HicB family antitoxin: MKLTYAVVFEQTPNNYAAYVPDVPGCVSTGKSWDEMLAMIREALVFHIEAILEDGEPLPEPRMSIDEAIASHSEPIADHVLDSYREFGEPAPTISTRFEMVEIEVSAPQAVQAG
- the dnaG gene encoding DNA primase; amino-acid sequence: MASPVEDIKSRLNAAEVIGRDVRLQRSGRYLKGLCPFHQEKTPSFFVFGDRGTFRCFGCGEGGDLFTYVMRRDGSSFPDALRLLAGEAGVELRAQDRDPEADRQRRSTRAALDEAASLMHRLLRESPEATGTRAYLEERGVSEQMLTTFRLGYAPARGSPVTKHLRQLGTDAEALSATGLVRDDDGPPRDYFFNRLIFPISERRGAVIGFGARALGDATPKYLNSRESDTFRKGNHLYGFNLAADAIRREREAVLVEGYMDAIAAHQFGFMNTVASMGTALTHEQGRLLAGSGAQRIVLALDADTAGAAATRRGVDVLRDAGRDAADAEVDFRGLIRHEARLSIDVAVVELPSGEDPDSVIRADTTRWRALLEAAVPLADYYFRWALEEHDVSSIVGRRRAVADLTPVITEINEPAVRAHYYERLSHVSGVPVEELRRAAPRRQRRMGAAPAAASQPVDRVEEGLLELVLQAPPEAAGAVAGLNASNVSDPSLRYVIEALARSAGEPLSDSWESVLEGLDDQSREQVEAVHARVAGLPALEGEAFDSALQVTILRLRERRILEQLREVGAMDDGDAAAARSRELGAQKRSVEMAMRELSVLTHGPAP